One Blattabacterium cuenoti DNA window includes the following coding sequences:
- a CDS encoding 2-amino-4-hydroxy-6-hydroxymethyldihydropteridine diphosphokinase yields the protein MSKKHNIFLLIGGNQENRKKYLNIAIILINKKIGKIINKSSFFKSEAWKMKKDSPYFLNIIVHVKTFYSPIFLMNEIKKIENLIIEKKKKNVKI from the coding sequence ATGTCAAAAAAACATAATATTTTTTTATTAATAGGAGGAAATCAAGAAAATAGAAAAAAATATTTGAACATAGCGATTATTCTAATAAATAAAAAAATTGGAAAAATAATAAATAAATCTTCTTTTTTTAAAAGTGAAGCATGGAAAATGAAAAAAGATTCTCCATATTTTTTAAATATAATTGTACATGTAAAAACTTTTTATTCTCCTATTTTTTTAATGAATGAAATAAAAAAAATAGAAAATTTAATAATAGAGAAAAAAAAAAAAAACGTAAAAATTTAA